From the genome of Pieris brassicae chromosome Z, ilPieBrab1.1, whole genome shotgun sequence:
ATACCGAAAATTACATGAATTGCAATGGCTCGTCTACGAACCTTCCTTTTAACCCCAACCAGAATTAATTTAGTTCAAAAcaataacacaaataaaaggATTTCGGTGCTTTTACAAATTAACACAACTTAATGCAAAACATTCTTTCACtccataaaaaattataacgtcTCAACTCTCAACTATAGTATCAACAGTATCGAGACGTCATTCCAGAATAAAGAGAACAGACTACACAAGGTACAgacttgaaaaaatattagatacaGTTAATGAAGATTTTAGATCAATAATACAGTCGTTTGCGTCACCAcagtattcatattttattactgcTCATATCAATTcactatgaaaaaaaattatagtaatttacttaattttcatttaagtaataaattttataaaactatctCACAATAACTCATtagtcacaattttttttaaaatatttatgtgttttcGAAATTTCCTTATGATCTGTGTTATATTTGAAGTTTGAATTTCAAtcttcaatttattaattgaaatacataacatataaattaatacattctATTTGAGTAGACTATTATATCCGtcactattttataaataaaataggggaTCTATGTAATAGGCATGTGGCGGCCAACCTTGACGATTTTCCGTAAGGTAATCTTACCTTCActgaaagaaaacacattttccAAAGTTTTATATTCAACCAAATCCAAGCTCCCTAAATCAACAGCAAAGTTAACGTTGGTGAGCGCTAGTGTTGGAATATTAATAGGTGCCGGCTATGGAGGTTACACACATTACAAagtaaatgtcaaaaaaagaaataatgtcATTGAATCTGATGAATATGCCTTTTTAAAAGAAGCACCAGAATACAAAGCTCATTACAAGGTAAAATATTGcagacttaattttttaatactaatgtTACttggtaaataatttaatgctcttcatatttttaggttttgaATGATACAGACTCTAGCAACTTACaacttattttgtttcaatatcgTACATGCCCATTTTGTTGCAAAGTAAGAGCATATTTGGATGCTAAAGGAATCAGCTATGAAGTTGTTGAAGTTGATGCTGTTCTGCGACAAGCAATTAAATGGTCAGGTTATAAGAAAGTGCCTATTTTATTAGCAAAATTAGAAGATGGTTATCAGGTAGGTACATTTGCATGAAGTTAATGGTAGcaatttttatcaaatgttGATGTTTCAAtgcaatttatgaaatatatattaggaaCACATTCTATATTATGTGACCTGGTATAAGAATGGGGTTTTATCCACTACACctcacaaaatattttttgtaaattaaatttaaaaaaaagtactaCATGCAACTTTAAGTTTGACCTTTTTCCTTTACCTGATGGTGTGGTCAGTTTTAGTTATATTCTATAGCTaatctttataaaatgatAGCCACATCATCAACTATCCAGATCTTACTTTTGAATTTCATtggtttttactttttagcaATTACTTGATAGTACTGCAATTATATCTGTCCTTGAAACATATCTCCGGGATAAACCAATGCCGTTAAGAGacataatcaaatattatcCTGCAACCCGGTATACCAATGATTCTGGAAAAGAAGTTACAGATAtaaccaataaatattttgttatgttaaaTAGTGCAACAagtgaaaaaaagaaaatgattGAAATGtaagtttcataaaaattaatttaataactatgTAATGTGTGCAAGATTGGTAGTGTTAAACCTATTTCTATGGGTCTTATTTACattgtcaatattattatttttttattaatggcactaaaacatttttaggtctgggcctcagatttctgaaccATCTACacataatttcatttacaaaTGAATCTAATGATAGCCTCCCTAAATAGCGCACTATCTATATAGAGATGGTGATTAATGTACATGTATTCTTGTAAtttgcttataaaaataatagtttcttttgttttcagGGAAGAGCGGGACTGGAGGAAATGGGCAGATTCTGTATTGGTTCACACATTGTCTCCTAATGTCTACCGAACCACTGAAGAAGCTATTGAGACATTTAAATGGTTTGAAGTTGTTGGTGGTTGGAGGGAATCTTTCCCAGCTTGGGAAGTTGCACTTATGGTGTATGGTGGTGCAGCTGCCATGTGGATGATTTCAAAGAGGCTTAAAAAGAGGTAAGTGTGattaatctttaaatatgtattaatttcattttattcaagatgtatgtttaaatattataagtattactTACATATGTTGTATTTAAGTATAGTTACTAAAGCAGTATTTCATGAAAGTACCAGGTAGAAATATTTGTTGATATTTGGGAGTATGGTACTCCCTGAACCTTGCTCTAAGATAttgccatttttttttgtaattttgataacttgcaaggtaaaaaaattcaacttccgccttcaaagattttattgattcccgtccaaatggttttttagtaaagggatcaatgaactacctataagatggcaaaagtccATAGATTAATCAATGGTACATACTTTggtcaattaaatatatattatatttataaaaaaattactttttctttCTCACATAAAagacgccaatttcatatatatacctaatattagtatagatgagatgatattattaaattatctgaGATGATGAGGCCTACTTAAAATCGATTCTATAATTAGCAgaataatcttattttttcaGACATAACATTAAAGATGACGAGCGTCAATCATTATATGATGCAGCCAATGATTGGATGTCGGCAATTCAAAAGAAAGGCACTGTTTATCTTGGTGGTGATACACCTAATTTGGCAGATATAAGTGTATTTGGTGTACTGTGTAGTATTGAGGGATGTCGAGCTTTCGCAGACTTAAGGCAAAACACAACAATTGGTAATTGGTTTGATAATATGAAGAAACACTTGGAGACCACTAAAGGGAGGGTTATAcctctttaataaaatattttatggcaCATAATGTTCTATGGACATTCATAGAGTCCTCAAATATGTTTTCCATCTTAAATACAGCTATTATAATCAATTTGATTTGTCCAGAATAAATATACCATTGTAAATGTTGAACTTATGTGCATTACACAATCAATTAAATACTTGTGATAAGGGATCCACCTGGGTCGGCGCTTGGGTCATGATGTGGCCAgttttcatttctttttccATCATCATTATTTTAAGAGATATCTCTACGTGTGCATGGGTGCActatacagaaaaaaaatcatacagtAATTGTGTGAATCATTTAAGTTATcatgaaaacaaaaaagcCTTATGAATAATGGACTTTTAAACATCTATTCTTGAGATTGAGCACTATGGctatttagtattatatttataattaatgtatagttCTAGTTTCAAGTTCGCGAGCCTTGTATAAGAAAGCGAGCATGTAgtgtatatttcataaaattaaaccaTAAGCATGTTCAGTTGAGttcagataaaaaatatttgttaaagaaattaaGTTTTTGGGGTACACAATGAGTTGTATTTCTGTCTACATACCTTGATTATAACCTACATATGTACATTAGATGtagttaaatgaataaatgtaaatttgtaaccgctgttttaattatacactAAGTGATGTCCGTGACTGCGTTCTCTTGCTTACCAGTTCTTGAAAGAAAACCTTGAGGCATATTACGAAGTTTCGGACCGAAACCGAACAATGACAAACTTCGTATTAAACCCTATTTACTAAAGCACTTCGGATCCGAATAGTACCATACGATGTACATATTTCATTTCGTTtaaagatttgtatttttttgtgaataatggtttaagtattgttaaaaatgattatcgatacttttatatttttacatgtcAAAAAATCCAGAGTGTGTAAAAATCTTTTAGTACAGCCCACATCAGCAGTGTACCAGCAACACAACCAAGAAGCCTGAGCCTATTcccaaaaatacataacaagGGTCTTTAACAATGCTCAAAGTAGTAAACAGCTACTTAGAAAACAATGTAATGTTAGTTAGTTgttgattataattttgtagaggatataaatattacttacggAGACGAATACACAAGACACAAGCAAAGAAGAAAAACAAGATACTAGTAGGCATTCTGGCAAAGTTACtatcaaatatatagataacaatttttaagattttttattaaaatctaaaagcCCACTGCTACaaaggaaataatattattttgtgattaTGAACTTTTTTTAGTAAGTATTACCGAAGTGTATAATCAAAATTGCTACGTGAGTACAGTCAATGCAACCCCATATGCCAGGGAATACTTTAAAAAGaactatataaaataccaACTTAATGCAGATTACCTATGCTATATCAAGCAAAACCATAATGGCTTATGAGCAGATCactctaattaaaaattcacaaGATTAACTGACTTACAAAAGACTAATCGAagtaaaatcattaaataaataattatctgcAAATGTGTGTGACCTACCTCTACCTTTTCTTTATGCCAAGGGTTCTATAAGTTGCACTAACCAAAAATAGGGATTTCatcaaaaactatatattcattttaatctttatttaatgtcATTTTCCGTGGCCAGTTACAGAGGctgatttataattaatagtataggcgacataaattacaatttgtcATAGCTCTGACAAAagttcattatatttaatacaataacaaattaaagttaataatataacttaactTAAGAATTTAATTGATTGGAATCTTGTCTACACACCCAatgactaaatatatataatgtattttattcatgctataatatagaatctattaatttttcaagTTCTTAATCAGTTAAGCTtcacatttatacaaattcaaaCCAAGCtctaaaaagttatataataaatattttgtattcatcTGAGTGTCTCTTAGATATTAAATCTATAGtgtagaattaatttaataaatacttgattatttgaaaataattgtgttctCTCCAAAATGTGAACACCAGAAGCTATTATAGAATAAAGTCCTAAACCAATAACATAATGCTTACAGGTTGCATAAATCTAAAACAAAGACAGTTCCATCGTTACCACTTGCACCAACCTTGGTGCCTCTTGAATTCCAAGAAACTGCAAAAATACCGCCAGTTCCCTTGTATGAGTGAACAAGAGATCCCGTTTGAGTGGACCAAATATGAATCCATTTATCAAATGATCCACTTGCCAAGAACTTTCCATCTGGAGAAAAGGCAATACTGTATACAGGTTCCATATGTTTTGTGAGTGTGTGAACACATGCACCTATCTCCGGATCCCAAAGACGCACAGTGGAATCAAAAGAGGCACTTGCTAATATTAAGTTCATGTTGGGGTTCTGAGTTTCTGGTCCAGTGGGTGACCACTTAATTGTGTAGATTTCCTTAGAATGAGCTTTTAAGTCGTGGACACAGGTATCACGCTCCATAGACCAAATCTTTAACGTCGAATCGTCAGAACAAGATGCAAGAAGCTGTCCTTGGGGATCCCATTTAATAGAGTTAACTTCATTCTGTAAAATATGCCACATAAGGTTATATCAGCAAGACTTATTTATTAGGATGaagaattatttcaaatacaaattaaaatagaaatattgaaaaataatacatactgTGTGACCTAAGAAACTCTTAATTGGTTTATCAACATTCAGATTACACACTTGAATGGTCTGATCTGTTGAACAGGATGCAAATGATGTATCAGTTTGCCAATCTACATctagagctggtgctttaTGAAAGTGGAACTGTTCAGCGCATTGTCCTGAGGCAGCGTCCCAGACAATAGTTGTACTGTCAACCTGAAATGTAAAATGTTACAATTTTCTGGCCATGATTATAATGCTATAgctttaatagaaaatagatataatttaaaataaatattaatcaacTAAGCTAGCACATAATAtgctaaaataacaaaaaatcttcTATTATTGAttcttgttaaaataaaaagaatatcattaaaatgaGTCTTATTTTCTTGTCACAGGAACATTTTCTAACATACAGGAAGCTGTTAGATTTTTGAAGACAAAACAATCAAACATACAATATATGGCAtacgaaaatatttacacccataaaatatctaataatattatgacactCAGCTTACCCCTGCACTCAATATATAATTGCCTCTTTTATTCCATTTTAAAGCAAAAATTGGTCCTTTATGTTCAGCTAATGTTGAGACCAGTTTCCCATCGGTTGTCCAGATACGGGCATAGCCATCATAAGAACCAGTGGCTAATAGAGTACCATCACactaaatgaaaaatacaaaattatgacCTGAATGtgtttatataaactattgatataattaggtatcataatgattaaaatggaaacaatatagtaaattatacaaacattCCAATCAAGAGATGTGATATCCTTATTACTTGGTACTTCTGCTTCTTCTCTTTGAATACAGTGCTTTAATATAAGGTGATTTGGAATAGTTGTTGGATTATCAGACATATCCCAAATTCTGAAATTATGTAACAAGTCTGTATTTCCTTACATTTATCACATAATACATCATAACCACGACATAGTCATTAAGggatgataaatatttttatactatagGAGGACAAACAAGCTTGCGGGTCAAGCAGTAAGAACCAGCCCACAAACACCACACTTACACAGTGCACTTGTGAAACAGGGATGCCAATCAATTATTAACTTGATCGCAAGCAAACAAAGAAAATGATTGACTAATGTTATTGACTCTGTAATTATATGacattatatgaatattatactTGTTTGTACTGTCtatcttcataaaaatatgttttaattacctATGTCAGTAAGagacttaaattaaaacataaggATATTATACAACTAACCTGGCTGTGCTGTCTCCAGAAATACTTGCTAATAGATCCGTGCTAGGATTCCAAGCACAAACAAACACCTCAGCCTCGTGACCTATTAGTACTGTGGCTTTACTAGGTGGTATTTCCATAGATTGATCGGTCTCCATGCTTTTAGGGGCCCTTGGGTTTTCAGCTCCACCAGTAGTAGTTAGAGCTGTGCAGGTAGGAACCTAGAGGTATCAATTTGATTATGTAGAGATATAACATTTAGAAGCtaacaacaaaaaattctGTAATGCAAACCTCTTCTTCATTAGCTTGTTTCTCAGCAATGCGTGCCTGTTGACGTGCGACCACAATATCTGGTGTGATGGAATCTATTAGACTGAGACTTTCAGTGAGTCTGGTTTcaaaacctaaaaaatatttcagtagctataaattgtattacttAATATCTTGAGAAGAGCTGCTGGAGGTGCGACGGCTCCATTTTATTGCTTTGTGAAATTATTGATCGAATCAAAACTTTTGCCGAAGACAACATTAATCAACAACTAACAAGTCTGTCAACATTATCGATCTCTTGTAAGTATCGGTATACGATTTTGAATAATTCACTGCGTGTATAGAAAATCAATCAGTACATAAGATTTAATCACTGTGTccattaatttaactaaataaaaagtttaaaacaaatatgatattattattgtcaaacTGTGGTTAGTCGCTACACGAATAATATGTCCTTAGTAATCTGTTAGAGAAAGGTTCTCGAAGTACGGTGAATGTCTAAGACACCTAACAGTCTGTTGTGTgtgtctagcgttgtcgtgaagcagCAGTGGCCTAGAGCGATAACCCGCCTAGGTTGCTTAGCAGGCAGACATAAGTGATGGTATCCCGTTACCATCACCGTCGGAAGAGCAGGAAACATACACTTACTTTTAAGTAAGCTATGATAGTTCCGTGCCTCGATGCCTCGCGCTCCGCGTTTTATCTCCTCATCAGACCGACTCTCTTGAAAGGCCGGGATACATTCctgaaaaaaagaaattccTGACTAATCTTGCAGTTATTAATTcctttaattattcttaactTAGTTGGCCATAACCATTTTAATGGCGTTtttctgtttgttttattttttctaataggcaaataagTGCTCAGTAGAGCCTGATACATGTCGACATTTTTAGTCAAGTGGATTTAAATGTATGAGATTGTAGTGTGTAATTACTAATTGCTAATCTTGTAGTGCATATTCAGTGACGTCGAAgagtaaaaatgtttattttttgacaCTTTATGACACGCTGCCATCCGGGTTTACGTCGCAAGTAAAGTTGTCCGTGAATTTTAGTATCATGGATTCTACCCAGACTAAGGAGTAGACTATCATAGCCCAGATAGCTGCTGGTAATGGGAATAATGATGCGTCTTCTGAGCAGGGCAACTCCAGCATTAACACAACAAACATCCTGCTCACCCTTATCACAGTTGTCCTCATGCGGCGGCATGCTATAGTATTTGTAACTTTTATAAggagttaatataaaatgcataGAGAAAAAGATGAACTACAGGCCCTTGTCGACAGGCTTTAGTATAATTCAAGAGGCTCGCTTCTTTTGGTGTCGGTGCCGAACCCGTGTAagtgaaaaagaaaatttaagaagaaAGTGATAAAGTGCAGTGAGATAAAAAAACCTATAAGAATTAGAGTAATCTACAAATGCTACATAACTATAAAGTGAATCTAAtcagtttataatataatatattaataaaaatcaataacatttttaggttattttttaatgcatattttatttattacaagtaaGTAATTAGgtaagattttattgaataatatgtaACTTAGTTTAAATCGTGCACGACGACTCACCGAACTCGATATCCTGCGCCGTATGTGGGTTGGTGTCGCGATGCTTTCTTTGTTTGAGCGGCAATTCAAGGAATGTTGTATGAAGTgaaggaaaaataattattagttgcTAAGATGAtgcaattgttttttatgtattatttttagattataaCCGATGATTTAGAATGTATAACAATTTGGTGGATATTCGCAAATAGTTAATTCAGAAGCGACAACTTAGGTTTCGAGTCCTAcggcaataaataattacaaagaggctgaaacattattttgctcgatttctatattataaatttaagcaTGATTTAAAGCCTGAATCAGTGACTGAACTATCCAccgattataataatattgagaGTGCATTTTTAAAGATTAGTCGACTTTGTACTTCCGTATCAGCGTGCAACTTAATTCCGCTTATGGATGGTAAGGAGGTCACAACAAAGCGATTGATTGATGCAGTGGAAATGTATGCGGACATTTTAAAAGACCCGGGAAAAcgtcttttaataaaattcgtaATAAAGCGTCGGCTTTCTGAGAATACTAAGCTCCGTTTACCGAAGACATATGAAACAGTTCCTAATTTAGTACAGAATTTGTGTGACCACAAAATATCTTACCACTATTCAGTCCGTCTCCAAAATATGAACCAAGGCTTTAGGACAATTGACGAGTATGGTTCGGAATTAGAACAACTTTTTACTGATTTACTATCTCGCAGGCTGACGGAGATTTGTCAAAGTTTGCAATTCCCAAGAAATTAAATGAGAAAATGGCAATTAAGAGATTTTCAGatagattaaaaaattcaaggCTCAGCACGATCGTGGCCGCCCGTGAATATAGTACTCTCAAGGAagcaatatacaaaataaagaagCCATAACTATAGCAAGGttgtttatacaaaatttggTTTTACGTTTTGCAATACCTAAGTTATAGCTACTCATAGAGGTTCagagtttattttaactaGTATGGTCAAAAGttgcaaattattaaaaacagaaaaaatattttcagtataCCACCATCAATCAATCGGTTCTCTCGAGAATACACACACGCATTTAAGCGCGTTTCTGACAACGTCTGGCAATAAAGGCTATAATAGTCACGCTGAATACCGTTTTGTTTCAGTTTCAATAATACCGTTCACTCGGAAACGAAGTACACGCCCTGTAACATTCTCACTCATATTAAGGATTGTAATAGATTAGATCCATGGTATAATGGTATAACCCTAATGATTACTCTTTAGATTTAAGATATAGGCTAGATATAGATAGCACTTAAGGAAGCTAAACATAATTTAGAAACCAGTAAGGAAAATAGAAAGCTAGTGTACGATAAGAAACTTATAccttaattaagttttaatcaaaaatgaaaaaaatcggatgatatttttaaaggccCTTCTGTTGTGTTAGAGGATGTCAAGATTCTATATGGGAATAAAATTGAGTTCATAAAGATACAACTAAGTTATATCATAGTTCATACTTTTGTATctttttataatctttattgttGTCTGGTGGtgcgataaaaatatatataagagcTCTATATTTCAGATTGGTGTAGTGGAAAGGATTCAAATGTATGTGAGATTGTAATGtgtaactaataattttacaataagagttagatttatattatacgtCGAAGAGTAAagatgtatattatttacttcaaAGGTTTGAACTAAGCTtcaaggatgagagttgcacaaAACCACAAGGTTTTACTATAAAACCTCgattcaaattcaaaagtGAAATCATGAAAAAGTTCCAATTTTTCATCATATGCGATTGCACCACTCAATAAAACCCTTGGTACATACCAGAACTGGCAAAAGATAAACGGTCACAGTGTGAGGCGTCAATAGATCATGGCACAGTCCTAGCGGCTTCAGTAATTGCCATACAGCCCCCACTTTGCTCTCGCCCGAAGTGGACATCTCTAGAGAAGACGGCTGATCAGAGGGAGACGACATCGAACCctgaaataaaacttttattaacaacaaatttttgtttgaaacCATTGAAACTTCATGACCTCAGAGTTTCAAAGTACTTTAAAATTCTGAATATTAggatactttttaaaatcttaactTCGAATTCCAAATGCAATATgctaaaaataaatccaaataTTTTGGGATGGGTCTGGATCCTTGCTGCCCATTGCCCCCTTTGTAGAAATATGTAGTTGGATAGAATATATACCTCAATGCTGCTGATCATGCTATCGGTGACATCCACCTTCAGATCTTCACAGTCAGTGATCTCATTGATGAAGTCCTCTTCGTCCACGGATGTTGTCAATTCTGCACTTTTGAAACCCATTATGATTTCAAATCGTTCCCTTATTTTAGCGAACCCACCGGCCTGGCCAAatctaaaacattatatatatattatatttattttaatttcctttGACCGTGATCGTTGGCGTTACTTAAGTGCTGTTCGAGAACGTCAAGACATCTGGAAGTtattctaatttattattataataataatattttatatggatTGAAAATCTCGAAGTCAGTAGTTCACTAAAGTTTAGACTTTTTATGTAGTTTCCACACAAATGGTGTTGTAACTAATACAACAAAATgatttactatttatgaatTGAATTGATATCTTTTGTACCAAaagaattatatatgttaataagcGAACTTTAGTAAAACTTCAGGTTTTTCTATCTTGTATTTGACCCGATGTCACGATTGTTTCCttataatcataaaacatgagatttattatattgagtaATGCCgctaataaaatctaaattaaggCATTGAAACacctaaacatttttttataaaacacgtCAAGTTAGCtttccaataaaaaaacaacattataatCAACAATTCGCCCCAGACAAACACACAGACACGTAAAACTTACAACATTCCTCTTATTAAGTAAgggataaaaacaaatatgcaTTGTTGTACTCGTGAAGTCGCATATTAGagacatataattaatatatctaaataacTGACCATATTCCCTTGAGAGTTAGGAAAATATTCAGCATTCATCTTTGGTcagaatgaaattaaaaagaagtCTACAGATCATTAAGGCAATGGTTGAGGaataatagaaatacatacacattAATAAGATGAACTAGCCATCCTTTGGGTGACCTGTGATCTTGTGACTTAGCATAAACCTCTATTTCTTGGCCGTTGTCCGGTGAAGATGTTGTAAGCCCTTCACATGTTCTTGTCGCGTTAAATGTGTGATatctacaattttattttatttttacataatataaatttgttttgagtGTGAACATCCGTTAGACATCACAGACCATTGAaagaaataagtaaaaatagaggacaccgtgagtcatttctgcaaaaacccgtcatcttttagtcgataccaactccggggaaataaatacagataacacaactttctctacagctgtgatacttttgacattcaacaccttttgttttcagtcaccgtgaccacgcacgctacAGCACGTCAAACGTCggaaagatttaaatttaaaattatgtaaataattataagtttataataatacacacagctttaatccggttaaaaattgttttctttcaatgtgtaaaagctatgttaaccaaaaaCAATACTATCACATACCATTGTTAGTTTGCAAGTGccatacaatttaaatgtatgcATTCCCTGGGAACGAAACACCAAAccttcaaatttaataaactatgaTAGAAACAGAAATAGTAAAAAGTcatatgttatatgttttatttattatgtttttatctgtccttaacttttttaacaattcaataaaaaaatataataattgttttgcaaTATGCAATGACCTAATGActtaaatgtacatttaataCATTCCACATAATCACTTACTTATTGTAAGGATTTAATGCCATAGAAAGAAGATTCAAGAATCTAGGATCATCAAGTTTCATGGCAC
Proteins encoded in this window:
- the LOC123718380 gene encoding F-box-like/WD repeat-containing protein TBL1XR1 isoform X2, which codes for MDKSLLTMSMKEQEPVPGENSFPLGTLRILEEKISSCVVPVLPEQELECLLIAATELAAKGEDANNPGCQRFYNDALTLSFTKILTDDAVSSWNINIQECVRSNCEKLVKLCAMKLDDPRFLNLLSMALNPYNKYHTFNATRTCEGLTTSSPDNGQEIEVYAKSQDHRSPKGWLVHLINVFGQAGGFAKIRERFEIIMGFKSAELTTSVDEEDFINEITDCEDLKVDVTDSMISSIEGSMSSPSDQPSSLEMSTSGESKVGAVWQLLKPLGLCHDLLTPHTVTVYLLPVLECIPAFQESRSDEEIKRGARGIEARNYHSLLKSFETRLTESLSLIDSITPDIVVARQQARIAEKQANEEEVPTCTALTTTGGAENPRAPKSMETDQSMEIPPSKATVLIGHEAEVFVCAWNPSTDLLASISGDSTARIWDMSDNPTTIPNHLILKHCIQREEAEVPSNKDITSLDWNCDGTLLATGSYDGYARIWTTDGKLVSTLAEHKGPIFALKWNKRGNYILSAGVDSTTIVWDAASGQCAEQFHFHKAPALDVDWQTDTSFASCSTDQTIQVCNLNVDKPIKSFLGHTNEVNSIKWDPQGQLLASCSDDSTLKIWSMERDTCVHDLKAHSKEIYTIKWSPTGPETQNPNMNLILASASFDSTVRLWDPEIGACVHTLTKHMEPVYSIAFSPDGKFLASGSFDKWIHIWSTQTGSLVHSYKGTGGIFAVSWNSRGTKVGASGNDGTVFVLDLCNL